A part of Terriglobus roseus genomic DNA contains:
- a CDS encoding DsbA family protein, protein MSIRRTVAASLFAIGLAAVPAAHAQFAGTPDPSTFRDTSMLKPPAGHKVAIIEFFDLECPACRNANPIMERAAAQYHVPLIRYDFPLQMHVWSKDAAIFARYLQDRVSPDMANKYRDDVFVQQPALNSKDDLQNFTRRWMQQHGQAMPFSMDPKFAAEVQADYNLGLKLNVTRTPTIVVATANKWQIVSGSESGSNDPNRVFAMVEGALRQTQGAPVATKAAAHK, encoded by the coding sequence ATGTCGATTCGCCGCACCGTGGCCGCTTCTTTGTTTGCCATCGGCCTTGCCGCAGTACCCGCCGCCCACGCACAGTTCGCCGGAACACCCGATCCTTCCACCTTCCGCGATACCTCCATGCTGAAGCCGCCCGCCGGTCACAAGGTGGCGATTATTGAATTCTTCGACCTCGAATGCCCCGCCTGCCGGAACGCCAATCCCATCATGGAGCGCGCTGCGGCCCAATACCATGTACCGCTGATCCGGTATGACTTCCCCCTCCAGATGCACGTCTGGAGCAAAGACGCGGCCATCTTCGCCCGCTACCTGCAGGACCGTGTCAGCCCTGACATGGCCAACAAGTACCGCGACGACGTCTTCGTCCAGCAGCCCGCGCTGAACAGCAAGGATGATCTCCAGAACTTCACCCGCCGCTGGATGCAGCAGCACGGCCAGGCCATGCCCTTCTCCATGGATCCCAAGTTCGCCGCAGAAGTGCAGGCCGACTACAACCTGGGCCTGAAGCTGAACGTCACCCGCACCCCCACGATTGTGGTGGCCACCGCGAACAAGTGGCAGATCGTCTCCGGTAGTGAAAGCGGATCGAACGATCCCAACCGCGTCTTCGCCATGGTGGAAGGCGCACTCCGCCAGACACAGGGCGCACCGGTTGCCACCAAGGCCGCCGCTCACAAGTAA
- a CDS encoding TolC family protein, translating into MWAAVVLAAPMVASAQTQPVPPVQEPAIQTAPAPQKQPPVADALNLPEAPAPQAVSQPVQAALAAAKPQDLGHGVTTPVSTGQPLALSLDDAVRIALEHNLTISVDLQNQRQISGLQKTAFSALIPTMTAVGKTNTQEVNLAAMGFKPSSVAALLPPGTTFNTIVKFDTTGAQLNVSQQLFNLPAYEVYKASKSVADVAKWQLYLDRGDVVNKVAAQYIQVLSDMASIENSKSQVASDLELERQSQARKDTGTGTNLDLLRARVERQTRQQELIANTAQFEKDKVQLNRLMGLAADQPLQLTDAVPYHELEALPLETANQVALKRRKDLLALQAQMKTAELQRKAVKYERLPAVTLGGFYGVLGQTRGLYHGVFSAQGGINFPIFEEARIRGDREVADARLVHLRKEVDSLKAYIEAQIRSAMLDVNTSDELVKDATSNVDLAAEALDETRQRYRAGIDDNLPVVRAQATLANAQAQLVSALYQFNTAKLQLARNTGVVESQYDTYLGD; encoded by the coding sequence ATGTGGGCCGCCGTGGTGCTGGCGGCGCCGATGGTTGCCTCTGCGCAAACCCAGCCGGTTCCGCCTGTACAGGAACCCGCCATCCAGACTGCGCCCGCGCCGCAAAAGCAACCACCTGTTGCGGATGCGCTGAATCTTCCAGAAGCTCCCGCACCGCAGGCTGTGTCGCAGCCGGTGCAGGCAGCCTTGGCCGCAGCCAAGCCTCAGGATTTAGGTCATGGTGTGACGACGCCGGTCTCCACGGGACAGCCCCTGGCGCTCTCGCTGGACGATGCCGTGCGTATCGCGCTGGAACATAACCTGACGATTTCGGTCGATTTGCAGAATCAGCGACAGATCAGCGGATTGCAGAAGACGGCGTTCAGCGCTCTGATTCCGACGATGACTGCCGTGGGTAAGACCAATACCCAGGAAGTGAATCTGGCGGCGATGGGCTTTAAGCCGTCGTCCGTGGCCGCGTTGCTGCCCCCGGGAACGACCTTCAACACGATTGTGAAGTTTGACACCACCGGCGCCCAGTTGAATGTTTCTCAGCAGTTGTTCAACCTGCCCGCGTATGAGGTGTACAAGGCTTCGAAGTCTGTAGCCGATGTGGCGAAGTGGCAACTTTATCTTGATCGCGGCGACGTGGTGAACAAGGTAGCCGCGCAGTACATCCAGGTCCTGTCGGACATGGCTTCCATTGAGAATTCGAAGTCTCAGGTGGCCAGCGATCTTGAGTTGGAACGACAGTCGCAGGCACGCAAGGACACAGGAACGGGCACGAACCTGGATCTACTGCGCGCACGTGTGGAGCGACAGACGCGCCAGCAGGAATTGATCGCCAACACGGCTCAGTTTGAGAAGGACAAGGTGCAGTTGAACCGGCTCATGGGGCTGGCGGCGGATCAGCCGTTGCAGTTGACCGATGCGGTTCCGTACCACGAGCTGGAAGCTTTGCCGCTGGAAACAGCGAATCAGGTGGCGTTGAAGCGTCGTAAGGATCTGCTGGCTCTGCAGGCGCAGATGAAGACTGCTGAATTGCAGCGCAAGGCTGTGAAGTATGAACGCCTGCCTGCGGTGACGCTTGGCGGTTTCTATGGTGTCCTGGGGCAGACGCGTGGCTTGTATCACGGTGTGTTCTCGGCGCAGGGCGGTATCAACTTCCCCATCTTCGAAGAGGCACGTATTCGTGGCGACCGCGAAGTGGCCGATGCACGGCTGGTGCATCTGCGCAAGGAAGTGGATAGCCTGAAGGCCTACATTGAGGCGCAAATTCGTTCGGCGATGCTGGATGTGAATACTTCCGACGAGCTGGTGAAGGATGCCACGAGTAATGTGGATCTGGCGGCCGAGGCGCTGGACGAGACGCGGCAGCGTTATCGTGCAGGCATCGACGACAACCTGCCAGTCGTTCGTGCGCAGGCGACGTTGGCGAATGCGCAGGCACAGCTTGTAAGTGCGCTGTATCAGTTCAATACGGCTAAATTGCAACTTGCGCGTAACACTGGCGTGGTGGAGTCGCAGTACGACACTTACCTGGGCGACTAA
- a CDS encoding MFS transporter, which yields MPDSAYSSEVHHGKRPLDSEGKEGAAFSSRNFRRYQLARMLAIMGAEAQSVAVAWQIYQLTHNAFLLGCTGLALFLPGIFFVLPAGHAADRYDRQRIIVLCYAMQAICTAILLYMSLVGVRHVLYIYVMLFFIGAGRAFSGPASSAIQPQLVPKGAFVNAMTWGSAIFQIANISGPAIGGLLFTIQFSGSMAQWTGAPIVYALTMCTMLTFVVLVSTLRPRKEQSESRAMSLQTMMEGARYVRNAKLLLGSISLDMFAVLLGGAVSLMPIFAQDILHAGPRGLGILRAAPALGALCTSITLSLRPIRHSAGKLMLVAVGVFGVATVVFGLSKSLPLSLAALFVLGASDNISVIVRQTILQLGTPPAMRGRVSAINWLFLGASNEFGEFESGLTAQWFGAVRAVVFGGIGSVMVTVLWSIFFPKLRNVNSLNAEELLKANAAYANSEPVD from the coding sequence ATGCCCGACTCCGCCTATTCCAGTGAAGTGCACCACGGCAAACGCCCGTTAGATTCTGAAGGTAAGGAAGGCGCGGCGTTTTCGTCGCGTAACTTTCGTCGCTATCAGCTTGCGCGCATGCTGGCCATTATGGGTGCCGAGGCGCAGTCCGTCGCCGTTGCGTGGCAGATTTACCAACTGACACATAATGCGTTTCTACTGGGCTGCACTGGCCTGGCGCTGTTTCTGCCTGGCATCTTCTTTGTGTTGCCGGCGGGGCATGCCGCGGACCGTTACGATCGCCAACGCATTATTGTTCTCTGCTACGCGATGCAGGCCATATGTACAGCGATCTTGTTGTACATGTCGCTGGTGGGCGTGCGGCATGTGCTGTACATCTACGTGATGCTGTTCTTCATTGGTGCGGGGCGCGCATTCAGCGGGCCAGCATCATCGGCCATTCAGCCGCAGCTTGTACCCAAGGGCGCGTTTGTGAACGCGATGACCTGGGGCTCGGCGATCTTTCAGATTGCGAACATCAGCGGACCTGCCATTGGCGGATTGCTCTTCACCATTCAGTTTTCCGGTTCGATGGCCCAGTGGACGGGTGCGCCCATTGTGTATGCGTTGACCATGTGCACCATGCTGACGTTTGTGGTGCTGGTGAGCACGCTGCGGCCGCGCAAGGAGCAATCGGAGAGCCGTGCCATGTCATTGCAGACGATGATGGAAGGCGCTCGCTACGTCCGAAACGCAAAGCTGCTGTTGGGATCGATCTCGCTGGATATGTTCGCGGTGCTGTTGGGCGGTGCTGTGTCACTGATGCCCATCTTTGCGCAGGACATTCTTCATGCCGGACCGCGTGGACTGGGCATTCTGCGTGCCGCACCCGCGCTAGGCGCGTTGTGCACTTCGATTACGTTGTCGCTGCGACCCATTCGGCACAGCGCGGGTAAGTTGATGCTGGTGGCGGTGGGTGTCTTTGGTGTGGCGACGGTGGTGTTCGGGCTGTCCAAGTCACTGCCACTATCGTTGGCGGCCCTGTTTGTGCTGGGCGCCAGTGACAACATCTCGGTCATCGTGCGGCAGACGATCTTGCAGCTTGGCACGCCGCCTGCGATGCGTGGTCGCGTGTCGGCCATCAACTGGCTGTTCCTGGGCGCTTCCAATGAGTTTGGTGAGTTTGAAAGCGGCTTAACGGCACAGTGGTTCGGCGCGGTGCGTGCTGTGGTGTTCGGCGGTATTGGGTCGGTCATGGTGACGGTGTTGTGGAGCATCTTCTTTCCCAAACTGCGGAATGTGAATTCGCTGAATGCGGAAGAGTTGTTGAAGGCGAATGCTGCCTATGCAAACAGCGAGCCTGTCGATTAG
- the bla gene encoding class A beta-lactamase: protein MDLFPHPRFRMNEYMLTRRSFLSTSALTAFSLALPQAHADEKRNIFQRLPQQVAALERASGGRIGVYALDTGNGKFAGNREDQRFPMCSTFKFLLAAAVLKLVDDGKQSLDQSLPIPNKPLIGHSPLTEPHAGATMSVAALCNAILNQSDNTAANVLLDAIGGPPAITAFTRSIGDEFTRLDRNEPDLNSSIDRDPRDTTTPVAMAKNLQRILLGNTLKPASRRQITEWMENSLTGLERLRKDMPEGWRAADKTGSNGEHTTNDIAILWPIHRPPVIVTCYITQCPGPETKRGAMIAEVGRFIREAILLG from the coding sequence ATGGACTTGTTTCCACATCCACGATTCCGCATGAATGAATACATGCTCACCCGGCGCAGCTTTCTCTCCACGTCCGCCCTTACCGCATTCTCTTTGGCTCTTCCACAAGCCCATGCGGACGAGAAGCGAAACATCTTCCAGCGCCTGCCGCAACAGGTGGCTGCGCTGGAAAGAGCCAGCGGTGGCCGCATCGGCGTCTATGCGTTGGACACCGGCAATGGAAAATTCGCGGGTAACCGCGAGGACCAGCGCTTCCCCATGTGCTCCACCTTCAAATTTCTGCTGGCAGCCGCGGTTCTCAAACTCGTGGACGACGGCAAGCAGTCTCTCGATCAGTCGCTTCCCATCCCGAACAAGCCACTCATCGGCCACTCGCCTCTAACAGAACCGCATGCAGGCGCAACCATGTCGGTCGCTGCCCTCTGCAATGCCATCCTCAACCAGAGCGACAACACCGCCGCCAACGTCCTCCTGGACGCCATTGGAGGCCCTCCGGCCATCACGGCATTCACACGCTCCATCGGCGATGAATTCACACGCCTCGACCGCAATGAGCCGGACCTGAATTCCAGCATCGACCGCGACCCGCGCGACACCACCACCCCCGTTGCCATGGCGAAGAATCTGCAACGCATCCTGTTAGGCAATACCCTCAAGCCTGCATCGCGCCGCCAGATAACCGAGTGGATGGAGAACAGCCTTACCGGCCTCGAGCGCCTGCGCAAAGACATGCCGGAAGGCTGGCGCGCCGCAGACAAAACCGGCTCCAACGGCGAACACACAACAAACGACATCGCCATCTTGTGGCCCATCCATCGGCCGCCCGTCATCGTCACCTGCTACATCACGCAATGCCCCGGCCCAGAGACAAAGCGCGGAGCCATGATCGCTGAAGTTGGCCGCTTTATCCGAGAAGCCATCCTCCTCGGCTAA
- a CDS encoding YihY/virulence factor BrkB family protein: MLHAEEIKLVPTDSEDIDQTTRRTNRAAEAVLQRARSAHRHAMEVGADLGNEGLRFTDKVRLAYWNAFQHDCLNTAKATAYSAIFAIFPMIAVVAALIALVPYTGPLRSQIEVFAVRVLPDSVWPLFSGFFNTTHSKPQSTTVLLAAIFVSVGGAAGVLATLMEGFRRAYGLTENCWGGGWRGQLRRQLQSYLMVPIAALPMAVASLLVIFGHYGLLALMRYSPTGWDSGLYWTANAVRWVASLSATAAVLAVIYRFGIPVRPSWREVMPGAAFATATWFVSTLAFGFYVTRYTHYSKVYGSLGTGVVLLVWLFLTSLTVLCGAELNAELARDAGPTVFDI, encoded by the coding sequence TTGTTGCATGCAGAGGAGATAAAGCTGGTTCCGACAGACTCAGAGGATATTGACCAGACCACGCGACGTACGAATCGCGCCGCGGAGGCCGTATTGCAACGCGCGCGTTCGGCGCATCGTCATGCCATGGAGGTGGGCGCGGACCTGGGCAATGAGGGGTTGCGTTTCACCGACAAGGTGCGTTTGGCCTACTGGAATGCCTTTCAGCATGACTGCCTGAACACGGCTAAAGCGACGGCGTATTCGGCCATCTTTGCCATCTTTCCCATGATTGCGGTTGTAGCCGCGTTGATTGCGCTGGTGCCTTACACGGGGCCGCTGCGGTCGCAGATTGAAGTGTTTGCTGTCCGCGTTTTGCCGGACAGTGTGTGGCCGCTGTTTTCGGGTTTCTTCAACACCACGCACAGCAAGCCGCAATCGACGACGGTGCTTCTTGCGGCCATCTTTGTGAGTGTCGGCGGTGCGGCGGGTGTGTTGGCAACGCTGATGGAAGGGTTTCGCCGCGCTTACGGCCTGACGGAGAACTGCTGGGGCGGGGGATGGCGCGGACAGTTGCGTCGGCAGTTGCAGTCGTACCTGATGGTGCCGATTGCTGCGTTGCCTATGGCGGTGGCCAGCCTGCTGGTGATCTTCGGTCACTACGGCTTGCTGGCTCTGATGCGGTACTCGCCTACTGGTTGGGATTCGGGGCTGTACTGGACCGCGAATGCTGTTCGCTGGGTAGCGTCGCTGAGCGCGACGGCTGCCGTGCTGGCGGTGATTTATCGCTTTGGGATCCCGGTGCGTCCAAGCTGGCGCGAGGTGATGCCGGGAGCAGCTTTTGCAACGGCAACGTGGTTTGTCTCAACCTTGGCATTCGGCTTTTATGTCACGCGATACACGCACTATTCGAAGGTGTATGGATCGCTGGGAACGGGCGTGGTGTTGCTGGTATGGCTCTTTCTGACGTCGCTAACGGTGCTGTGCGGGGCCGAGCTGAATGCGGAGCTTGCACGCGATGCCGGGCCGACTGTCTTTGATATTTGA
- the pyk gene encoding pyruvate kinase: MSEGNFLLGGLGRSAKIVGTLGPASSSPEVFRQLVRAGLDVARLNFSHGSHEQKAELIRMVREVSESEGKPICLLADLQGPKIRTGKLVDGKPVLLEAGKQLIITPHEMKGTVEKVSTVFPTLAENLGPGDTILLSDGLIELKVARVDGLDVVCDIVNGGYLGENKGINLPGIPVKVPALTEKDEEDLEFIAKQGVHALALSFVRTAEDIRYTRRRMKELNFDAWIVAKLEKPQAIENLEEILEETDALMVARGDLGVEVPPEKVPAIQKHIIRRALAYRKPVITATQMLESMIDNPRPTRAEASDVANAVYDGTDAVMLSAESAAGKYPVQAVAMMAKIIVETEAQMTLDPTTAPQLPMHAKGAKLSVAETICESMAHSAEDLDLKAIAVFTESGTSARLLSKYRPNVQIYALSTELDVIGKCMMLWGVYPLRVDRFGGGDLQIEMAEQKLRELGLAKPREVLGIVGGTASRIGGTNFMKLHEIPDA; the protein is encoded by the coding sequence ATGAGCGAAGGTAATTTTCTGCTGGGCGGCCTGGGCCGCAGCGCCAAGATTGTAGGAACGCTGGGACCGGCGTCGTCTTCGCCGGAGGTCTTTCGGCAGTTGGTGCGCGCGGGTCTGGATGTGGCGCGTTTGAACTTTTCGCATGGCTCGCATGAACAGAAGGCGGAACTGATCCGCATGGTGCGCGAGGTCAGTGAGAGCGAAGGCAAGCCGATCTGCCTGCTCGCCGATCTGCAGGGCCCGAAGATCCGTACGGGCAAGCTCGTCGACGGCAAGCCGGTGCTGCTGGAAGCTGGCAAACAGCTCATCATTACGCCGCACGAGATGAAGGGAACCGTCGAGAAGGTGAGCACCGTGTTCCCGACGCTGGCGGAGAACCTGGGACCGGGCGATACGATTCTGCTATCCGACGGTTTGATTGAGCTGAAGGTCGCGCGCGTCGATGGTCTGGACGTGGTGTGCGACATCGTCAACGGCGGCTACCTGGGCGAGAACAAGGGCATCAACCTGCCGGGTATCCCGGTGAAGGTTCCCGCGCTGACTGAGAAGGACGAGGAAGATCTCGAGTTCATCGCGAAGCAGGGCGTGCATGCGCTGGCACTGTCGTTTGTGCGCACGGCGGAGGACATTCGTTACACGCGCCGTCGCATGAAGGAACTGAACTTCGACGCATGGATTGTGGCGAAGCTGGAAAAGCCGCAGGCGATTGAAAACCTGGAAGAGATTCTGGAAGAGACCGATGCGCTGATGGTTGCGCGTGGTGACCTGGGCGTGGAAGTGCCGCCGGAGAAGGTGCCTGCAATTCAGAAGCACATCATTCGTCGCGCGCTGGCGTATCGCAAGCCCGTGATCACGGCGACGCAGATGCTGGAAAGCATGATCGACAATCCGCGTCCCACGCGTGCAGAAGCCAGCGACGTGGCCAATGCCGTGTATGACGGCACGGATGCCGTGATGCTTTCGGCAGAGTCGGCAGCGGGCAAGTATCCGGTGCAGGCCGTGGCCATGATGGCGAAGATCATTGTGGAGACGGAAGCGCAGATGACGCTGGATCCCACGACGGCTCCGCAGCTTCCGATGCACGCCAAGGGCGCGAAGCTCAGCGTTGCAGAGACCATCTGCGAGAGCATGGCGCATTCGGCTGAAGATCTGGATCTGAAGGCAATTGCCGTGTTTACGGAGTCGGGAACGTCAGCGCGTTTGCTGTCGAAGTACCGTCCCAACGTACAGATTTATGCGCTGTCGACAGAGCTGGATGTTATCGGCAAGTGCATGATGCTGTGGGGCGTGTACCCGCTGCGCGTGGACCGTTTCGGCGGCGGCGATCTGCAGATTGAGATGGCTGAGCAGAAGCTGCGTGAACTGGGTCTGGCAAAGCCGCGCGAGGTGCTGGGCATTGTAGGTGGAACGGCCAGCCGCATCGGTGGAACTAACTTCATGAAGCTGCATGAGATTCCGGACGCGTAG
- a CDS encoding TIGR03435 family protein → MSIHVSIRSGAYGLRFVCFAAVLLVCGATYGRAQTAFDVASVRLNTGEGRSLLEATPGRFAATNISVQRLLLIAYSSQDFQMADAPSWTASEHYDVTAKASGDTTVNQMEGPMLQALLQERFGLKAHREMRVLPRYELKVAEGTSKLRRSVEGSCKPYVKDAQPDMASNGKPAVPFCGLHRTEEGPNRRLEGKGVTIADLAASLSHSYNTDLNSVVVDVTGLSGGFDMSLRWTNDTDAQPVTGLSADPSLPTALREQLGLKLERSKGEVEVLVIDHIDRPEAN, encoded by the coding sequence ATGTCGATCCATGTTTCGATCCGAAGCGGAGCCTACGGGCTCCGCTTCGTTTGTTTTGCTGCTGTGTTGCTTGTATGCGGTGCGACGTACGGCCGTGCTCAGACAGCGTTTGATGTTGCGTCGGTTCGGCTAAACACTGGCGAGGGAAGATCACTGCTGGAGGCGACGCCGGGCCGGTTTGCGGCGACGAACATCTCTGTGCAACGGCTCTTACTGATTGCATACAGCAGCCAGGATTTTCAGATGGCCGATGCGCCGTCGTGGACGGCTTCGGAACATTACGACGTGACCGCAAAGGCGAGTGGCGACACAACCGTGAATCAGATGGAAGGGCCGATGCTTCAGGCTCTGCTGCAGGAGCGCTTTGGATTGAAGGCGCATCGAGAGATGAGAGTCCTGCCGCGTTACGAGTTGAAAGTTGCAGAAGGAACATCCAAGCTTCGTCGCTCTGTTGAGGGAAGCTGCAAGCCATACGTGAAAGACGCGCAGCCGGATATGGCTTCCAATGGGAAGCCTGCGGTGCCCTTTTGCGGCTTGCACAGGACTGAGGAAGGCCCGAACCGCAGGTTGGAAGGTAAGGGAGTCACCATCGCGGATTTGGCGGCAAGTCTGTCGCATAGCTACAACACAGACCTGAACAGCGTTGTTGTGGACGTGACGGGGCTGTCGGGCGGATTCGACATGAGCTTGCGATGGACGAATGATACGGACGCTCAGCCGGTGACAGGATTATCCGCAGATCCGTCGTTGCCAACCGCTTTGCGTGAACAGCTTGGACTCAAGCTTGAGCGTTCCAAAGGCGAGGTTGAGGTGCTTGTGATCGATCACATCGACCGGCCAGAGGCGAACTAA
- a CDS encoding metallophosphoesterase family protein, translating to MRALVLSDIHGNLEALNAVLEDAGSWDALWNLGDVVGYGASPNEVVDQMSRRATQNVRGNHDKVASGIESAETFNPSAREAVEWTREHLSSESIEWLKVLPHGPIKADNADVSLAHGSPVHEDIYILNIRDAWQPLQVMQQQVTFFGHTHIQGGFGWQDGHWFTVTPKYLRGSGPCCWTMSMDEGRRYLLNPGSVGQPRDLDPRAAYAIYDSNAKTITFHRVPYDIDLAQGRILLAGLPERLAKRLRIGR from the coding sequence ATGCGCGCACTCGTTCTCTCCGACATCCACGGCAATCTTGAAGCACTCAATGCTGTGCTGGAAGACGCAGGCTCATGGGATGCGCTATGGAACCTTGGGGACGTGGTCGGATACGGCGCCAGTCCCAACGAAGTCGTCGACCAGATGAGTCGCCGCGCCACCCAGAATGTGCGTGGCAATCACGATAAGGTCGCCAGTGGCATCGAGTCGGCCGAGACCTTCAACCCATCCGCACGCGAAGCCGTGGAGTGGACACGGGAACATCTTTCCTCGGAATCCATTGAGTGGCTCAAGGTGCTTCCCCACGGGCCCATCAAGGCGGACAACGCCGATGTCTCCCTCGCGCACGGCTCCCCCGTACATGAAGACATCTACATCCTGAACATTCGCGATGCGTGGCAGCCGCTGCAGGTCATGCAGCAACAGGTCACCTTCTTTGGCCACACCCACATCCAGGGCGGCTTCGGTTGGCAGGACGGCCATTGGTTCACCGTGACGCCCAAGTACCTTCGCGGCTCCGGCCCCTGCTGTTGGACAATGTCGATGGACGAAGGCCGCCGCTACCTGTTGAATCCCGGCTCCGTTGGCCAGCCGCGCGATCTGGACCCGCGCGCTGCATACGCCATCTACGACAGCAACGCAAAGACCATCACCTTCCATCGCGTTCCGTACGACATCGATCTGGCGCAGGGCCGCATCCTGCTCGCAGGCCTGCCGGAAAGGCTCGCCAAACGGCTCCGCATAGGCCGTTAG
- a CDS encoding ABC transporter ATP-binding protein, whose product MALLSVENLNIRFGNSTAVDGISFSINEGEVLGLVGESGSGKSVTSLAILRLLAPSAAMTGTIHFDGHNLLELSEKQMRARRGRDISMIFQEPMTALNPAMTIGEQIAEAVRVHHPKLNKAEVKDRVLESLNNVALPDPTRRSKDYPHQFSGGQRQRIMIAMAVVNQPRLLIADEPTTALDVTVQAQILRLLRDLREQHGLSMLFISHDLAVTAQTADRVAVMRHGHILETNTAAELFRAPQDDYTRALLAAVPTMHTDRTRPLATL is encoded by the coding sequence ATGGCTTTGCTCTCCGTTGAAAACCTGAACATTCGCTTCGGCAACAGCACCGCCGTGGATGGCATCTCGTTTTCCATTAACGAAGGCGAAGTGCTCGGCCTGGTCGGCGAATCCGGTTCCGGCAAATCTGTCACCTCGCTTGCGATCCTGCGTCTTCTCGCTCCTTCTGCAGCGATGACCGGCACCATCCACTTCGACGGCCATAATCTTTTGGAGCTTTCAGAGAAGCAGATGCGCGCACGTCGTGGACGCGACATCAGCATGATCTTTCAGGAGCCCATGACGGCACTGAATCCCGCGATGACCATTGGTGAACAGATCGCCGAAGCCGTCCGCGTGCATCATCCAAAGCTCAACAAGGCAGAAGTAAAGGATCGCGTCCTTGAGTCGTTGAACAACGTTGCGCTTCCCGATCCGACACGCCGCAGCAAGGATTACCCGCACCAGTTCAGCGGTGGCCAGCGCCAGCGCATCATGATCGCCATGGCCGTGGTCAACCAGCCGCGACTGCTCATTGCAGACGAGCCCACAACCGCGCTCGACGTCACAGTACAGGCCCAAATCCTTCGCCTGTTGCGCGACCTCCGCGAACAACACGGCCTGAGCATGCTTTTCATCTCGCACGACCTGGCCGTGACAGCGCAAACAGCCGACCGCGTGGCCGTAATGCGCCACGGCCACATCCTGGAAACCAACACCGCCGCCGAGCTCTTCCGGGCCCCCCAGGACGACTACACGCGTGCCCTGCTGGCCGCCGTGCCCACCATGCACACCGACCGGACACGCCCCCTCGCAACACTCTGA